TGCCCGGCCTGCCGCAGTATGAGCATCGCCACCTGGCGGCTGATCTCGTCGTCCTCCGCCACCAGGATCCGGGCGCCCTGCGCCGCGATCTCCGCCCGTTCGCGCGGCTCCCCGGGACACTCGGCGGTGCCCAGCGCGTTCTCCACGGCGGCGAGCAGGCGGCGGCGGCTGAGCGGCCGGGTGATCGACTGCACGGCGCGCTCCCCCGCGGCGCCCGGCCAGGCGAAGCCCGAGCGTCCGGGCGTGACGACCACGACGACGCTGGTGGCCTGGAACATCGGGTCGGTGAGGACCACGTGCGCGATCGACTCGGCATCGGCGCCGAGGTCGAGGGCCACGACCGCCAGCTCGTACGGCCGCCCCTCCGCGACGGCGGCACGCAGCAGCGCGAGGGTGGTCTCCCCGTCCCTGCTCTCCTCCACCTCGAGCCCCGCGCCCGCCAGCGAGTGCACCGCGAGCGCGCGGTCCTCCGGCCGCGGGTCGGCGACGAGCACGCGCCGCCCCTGCAGGGCCTCCACCGACGGCTCGGAGGACGATCGGCCGGGCCAGGTCAGGACGTCCATCGGCAGCCGCACCCAGAAGCGGCTGCCCACGCCCTCCACGCTGTCCAGCCCGATCTCCCCGCCCATGAGCTCGGTGAGCTGCCGGCCGATGGCCAGCCCCAGGCCGCTCCCGCCGGTCCTGCGCGTGATCGGCGAGTCGACCTGGCGGAAGACGCCGAACACCTTCTCCCGGTCGTCGGGACCGACCCCGATCCCGGTGTCGGCGACCGAGAACCTGAGCACCGCGCGCGGGTCGCCCGGCGCGCCCTCGTCCAGCGCGACGTGCAGGTCGACGCCGCCCTGAACGGTGAACTTCAGCGCGTTGCCCACCAGGTTCGTGAGGATCTGGCGCAGCCGCGCCGGATCCCCCGACACCTGCCGCGGCACGTCCTCGTCGAGCCGCAGCGTGAGCCAGAGCCCCTGCTCGTACGCGTGCGGCGCGAACGGCGCCACCACCTCGTCGCAGAGCCTGGGCAGGTCGAACGGCACCTCGTCCACCTGAAGGTGGCCCGCCTCGATCCTGGACAGGTCGAGGAAGTCGTCGAGCAGGCGCAGCACGTTCTGCGCCGACTCCTCGGCGGTGGTGGCGTAATGGCGCTGCTCGTCATTCAGCCGGGTGCTCATGAGCAGGGAGTTCATGCCCAGCACGCCGTTGATCGGAGTGCGGATCTCGTGGCTGATCTTGGCCAGGAACTCGGACTTCGCGCTGGAGGCGCTGACCGCCTCGTCCCTGGCTGCGGCCAGCTCGGAGGCGTACCTGGCCAGCGTGGCCTGCGCCCTGCGGCGGCCGCGCGTCGTGTGGATCTGCAGGCCCAGGCCGATGAGGATGAGCAGCGCCAGCAGCGCGGCGACGGTCATCACGTTCGCCCTGAGCTGCTGTGCCGAGGCCAGCGCCTCGGCGGCGGACACCTCGGCGGTGACCGTCCAGCCGATGCCGGGTATCGGCTCCGAGGCTGACAGCACGGTGCCGTCGATGCCGTGGAACTCGCCGTTCCAGGTGCGCCCGGCGAGCGCGGCGTCCACGCGCGGGTCCTCGCGCAGGGAGGTGAGCGCGAGCAGCTTCCTGTCGGGGTCGGCGACGAGCACGCCGGCCCGGTCGGTGATCAGCAGCCGGATGTCCTGCGCCTCGGCGGCCTCCTTGGCGAAGTCCTGGATGGCGTCCAGGCTGTAGACGACGGCGAGGATGCCGAGCATGCGCTTGCCGTCGGCGCTGAGGATCGGCGCGGCCACCGCGACGGCCCTGGACACCCCGACCATCGTGGGCGTGTACGCCTGCGACACGTTGGCCGCCCGCCGGTCGCGCACCGCGCGGTACCAGTCGGTGGCGCTGATGTCCTGGGGCAGCACGGTCTTGGGCTCGGCGCCCAGCATGCGGCCTTCGGACGAGACCAGGATCAGCCCGCTGACGCCGTCGCGCATCTGCTTGAGCTCGCCGAGGTGATCGCGCATGGCGCCGACGGTGGCGTGCGCCACGGTGTCACGCATGCTCTGCCGCTGCGCGAACGCGGTGACGAGCTGTTCGAGCGAGCCCATCTGCTGCTCCACCACGACCCGGCTCACCGAGGCGGTCGTCCTGACCCGGTCGGTGACCTCGTCGCTGACAGCCTGCTCCGACAGTGAGATGCTGGAGGAGGTCAGCAGCGCCAGGGGCAGCAGGCCGAGCACCACCCACAGGGCTGTCACCGCGAGCAGCCATCTCACCGGCGTCCGTCCTTCCCCCTGTCCGCTCGGGTACAGGGTAGGAGGGAAAAGGGACGAGCGGCGGGTCTCCGTGAGCAGAAGGCGCAAAACTCGATCTTTTGTAACAAAACCCGCTTAAGCTCACTCTGATTTGTAATAACTGGACCTGGACGAGGAGCTGGCGATGCCTGAGGCCCGGGACATCACCGTTCTCATCGTGGACGACGATCCGGTCGTCACCGCGGCGCTGCACGCGCAGGTGAACAGGGTACTCGGGTTCAGGGTGGTGGGGATCGCGCACACCGGGCAGGCGGCGCTCGCCGCCGCGGGCCGCTTCGCGCCCCGGCTCGTGCTGCTCGACCTGCACCTGCCGGACATGCCGGGGCTCGAGGTGGCGCACCGGCTGCGCCGGCCCGAGCAGCCGCCGGCAGACGTCATCGTCATCTCAGGACGCAAGGAGTCGGCCACCGTACGCGCGGCCATCCAGCGCGGAGCCCTGTACTACCTGGTCAAGCCGACCAGGGCGGGCACGCTCGAGCAGACGCTGCTGCGCTACGCGGCCACGACCGAGCAGCTCGAGGCGGGCGATCGCTTCGTCGAGCAGCAGGAGATCGACCGCATCTTCCGCTCGCTCCACCTCGACCAGGGCCCCCGGCCCAAGAGCATCTCGGCGGCGACCGAGCAGCTGGTGCTCGACGCGCTGTCCGCCGTCGAGGAGGACGCCTCGGCGCACGAGCTGGCCGGGATGATCGGCGTCAGCCGCGCCACCGCCCGCCGCTACCTGGAGCATCTCGCGGAACGCGGGCTGCTCGAGGCGCGGCCCAAGTACGGGCCGACCGGACGCCCCCAGCACCGGTACCGCGTCCGGTGAGCACGCTCAGGGTGCTGCTCGCCGCACTGCTCTGCCTCCTGCCCACGGGCTGCGGCACGGACAACCCCTTCCCCGAGAGCTCCACGATGTGGCGCATCAGGGAGCGCGGGATGCTCACGGTGGGCATCAAGTTCGACCAGCCGATGTTCGGCTACAAGGACCCGGCCAGCGGGCGGATCACCGGGTTCGACGCGGAGGTGGCCCGGCTCATCGCGAAGGACCTCACCGGCAGCGAGCGCAACATCCGGTTCGTGGAGACGGTGTCGCGCGAGCGGGAGAACTTCATCGCCCAGGGCGTGGTGGACGTCGTCATCGCCACGTACTCGATCACGCCGGCCCGCGCCCAGCTGGTCAGCTTCACGGACCCGTACTACTACGCCGGGCAGGACCTGCTGGTCAGGGTCGCCGACACCACCATCGAGGACGTGTCGGACCTGGAGGGCAAGAGCGTGTGCACGGCGAAGGGCTCCACCTCCAGCGACCGGCTGCGCACCCTGGCGCCCGGCGCCAGCCTGGAGATCGTGGACGCCTACAGCGTGTGCGTGCCGGCGCTCGTGGCCGGGCGGGTGGACGCGATCAGCACCGACGACACGATCCTGCTCGGCCTGCTGGACCAGCATCCGGACGTGTTCAGGCTGGCGCGCAAGCCGTTCGGGCGCGAGCCGTACGGGATGGGCGTCCGCAAACAGGACACCGGCTTCCGCGACTACCTCAACGGGCTGATCGGCCGCTGGCTGCGTGACGGGGAGTGGGACCGCGCCTTCAAGGACACCATCGGGGTGGCCGGCGCGGCACCTGATCAATCTCGCCCCGCCAATCGCTGAGCAGAAAGCGCATAAGCCTTTCGGTGACACATGCGGCTCCTACGGTTACGCCAACGCTGACCGAGACAAGGAGCGTGACGCATGACTCACGCGGACCTGATCGTGCTGGACCAGGTCAACAAGCGCTTCGGCGACCACCACGTGCTCAGGGACGTCAACCTGACCGTCAGGCAGGGCGAGGTCGTGGTGATCATCGGCCCGTCCGGGGCGGGCAAGTCGACCCTGTGCCGGGCGATCAACCGGCTGGAGACCATCGACTCCGGCACGATCAGCCTGGACGGGACGCCGCTGCCCGCTGAGGGGCGGGCGCTCGCCAAGCTCCGCGCCGAGGTGGGCATGGTCTTCCAGTCGTTCAACCTCTTCGCGCACAAGACCGTCCTGGACAACGTCGTCCTCGGGCAGGTCCACGTGCTGAAGCGGCCGAAGGCGGAGGCCGAGCGCAAGGCCCAGGAGCTGCTCGACCGGGTCGGCATCGGGGGGCAGGCGGCCAAGTTCCCCGCCCAGCTCTCCGGCGGGCAGCAGCAGCGGGTGGCGATCGCCCGCGCGCTGGCCATGGACCCGAAGGCGATCCTCTTCGACGAGCCCACCTCGGCGCTCGACCCGGAGATGGTCAACGAGGTGCTCGACGTCATGACCTCGCTCGCCCGCGAGGGCATGACCATGGTCGTCGTCACCCACGAGATGGGCTTCGCCCGGCGCGCGGCCGACCGGGTCGTCTTCATGGCCGACGGCGAGATCGTCGAGCAGAACACCCCCGACGCGTTCTTCGGCTCCCCGAACAGCGAACGCGCCCAGTCCTTCCTCGCCAAGATCCTCACCCACTAAGGAGCCAACATGTTCGGCCGATCCCTTTACGCGACCTTCACGGTGATCGCGCTCGCCACCGCCGCCACGGCCTGCGGCGGCGGCCAGGACAGCTACGCCTCCGTCGTGGACAAGGCCAAGAACGACAAGAAGCTGGTGATCGGCGTCAAGGCCGACCAGCCGGGGCTGGGGCTGCGCACGCCCGACGGCACCTTCGCCGGCTTCGACGTCGAGGTCGCCAAGTACGTGGCCAAGCAGCTCGGTGTCGAGGCCAAGGACATCACGTTCAAGGAGACGGTGTCCGCCAACCGGGAGGCCTTCCTCGAGCAGGGCCAGGTGGACATGGTGGTGGCCACGTACTCGATCACCGACGCCAGGAAGCAGAAGGTCTCCTTCGCCGGGCCATACTTCGTGGCCGGGCAGGACCTGCTCGTCAGGGCCGACGAGGCGGCGCTGACCGGGCCGGAGACGCTGAACGGCAAGAAGCTCTGCTCCGTCGCCGGCTCCACCCCGGCGCAGAAGGTCAAGACGGAGTACGCCAAGGAGGTGCAGCTGCAGGAGGAGCGGACGTACTCGGCCTGCGTCGACCGCGTCCTCGGCGGCCAGCTCGACGCCATCACCACCGACAACGTCATCCTCGCCGGCTACGCCGCGCAGCACGCGGGCAAGCTCAAGGTGGTCGGCAAGCCGTTCAGCACCGAGAAGTACGGCATCGGGCTGAAGAAGGACGACACGAACGGGCGCAAGGCGGTCAACGACGCGCTGGAGAAGATGTTCTCCGACGGCAGCTGGACGAAGGCGCTGCAGGCCAGCGTCGGCGCCTCCGGCTTCGCCCTCCCGCAGGCCCCCCAGCTCGAGCGGTACTGATCGCATGGAGGCACTGCTGACCGAACGCGACACGATCCTCGCCGCGTTCTGGATGACGATACGGCTGACGGCGGTCAGCGCGCTCGGCTCCCTGGTGCTGGGGACGCTGCTGGCCGCCATGCGGGTGGCCCCGCTGGCCTCCCTGCGCGCCGCCGCGAACTGCTACGTGACCGTGGCCCGCAACACCCCGCTCACCCTGGTGCTGCTGTTCACCGGCCTCGGCGTCGGGGCGAACCTCGGCGTCGAGCTGTCGGACGACATCGCGACCAACAACTACTGGCTCGCCGTCATCGGCCTGACCGCCTACACCTCGGCGTTCGTCTGCGAGGCCCTGCGGTCCGGGCTCAACACGGTGCCGGTCGGGCAGGCGGAGGCGGCCCGGTCGCTGGGGCTGGGCTTCGTCCAGACCCTGCGGCTGATCACGCTGCCGCAGGCGTTCCGCGCCGTGGTGGCGCCGCTGGGCAGCATCCTCATCGCGCTGACGAAGAACACCACGATCGCGCTGGTGGTCGGCGTGAGCGAGGCGTCCGTGCGGATGCGGGAGATGATCGAGACGTACGGGGACCAGGTCATCGAGATCTTCCTCGGCTTCGCGGCCGGATTCGTGCTGCTGTGCCTGCCGATGGGGCTGCTGTTCGGCTGGCTGTCGCGGCGGATGGCGGTGGCTCGATGAGCACCTTGGAGGTCCCCTTGGAGGTCCCCTTGGAGGTCATGGCATGAGTTACGCGAACCTCTACGAGACGCCCGGGCCGCGCGGCATCCGGCGCAACCGGCTGCTGGCGGGCGGCGTCGCGCTCGTGCTGCTGGCGCTGGCGTACGTGGTGTATGTGCGCTTCGACGCGAAGGACCAGTGGACGGCCGAGAAGTGGACGCCGCTGCTGCGCGGCGACGTCTGGGCCACGTTCATCCTGCCGGGCCTGGCCGGGACGCTGGGCGCGGCGGTGGCAGGGGTGATCCTGGCGGGGCTGTTCGGGCTCGTGTTCGCCACCGGCCGCCTGTCCGAGCACCGGTGGATCCGGGTGCCCGCGGCCGCGGTGGTGGAGTTCTTCCGGTCCGTCCCGCTGCTGCTGCTGATCTTCTTCGCGTTCTTCGGCTCGTACGTGCTCATCGGCGTGAACATCTCGGCCTTCGCCGCCGTCGTCTTCGGCCTGACCCTCTACAACGGCTCGGTGATCGCGGAGATCATCCGGGCCGGGGTGCAGAGTCTGCCCCGGGGGCAGGCGGAGGCGGCTTACGCGATCGGCATGCGCAAGGGGCAGGTCATGCGGCTCATCCTGCTGCCCCAGGCGTTCCGCGCCATGATGCCCGCCATCGTCAGCCAGTTCGTGGTGCTGCTGAAGGACTCGGCGCTGGGGCTCATCGTGGGCTACGACGAGCTGGTGGACCGGGGGCTGAACGGGATCGCGGCCAACTTCTCCAACGTCATTCCGGCGGCCATCCTCATCGCGGCCATCTTCATCCTGATCAACCTCTCCCTCGACCGCCTGGCCCACCGCCTCGGCGCGGCCCGCTGACCCGCGGCCCACGACGGCCGGGATCGCCGCCCTCCGGGACGCGTGGGACGCCGGGCCACGCGCGTCCAGGGCCTTGGGCCCATCGGCAAGGCGTCACGACACGGCCCCGCCCACCGTCTGGGCGGCCACCAGTGCGGCGTAACGGCCTCCGCCGGCCAGCAGCCGATCGTGGGTGCCCCGCTCGACGATGCGGCCGCCGTCGACCACCAGGATCAGATCCGCGTCGCGGATCGTGCTCAACCGGTGCGCGATGACGATGCGGGTCTGGGTGAGCCGGGCGAGGTGGCTCTCGATCGCCGCCTCGCTCTCGCTGTCGAGGTTGCTGGTCGCCTCGTCCAGCAGCAGGATCTTCGGCCGGGAGAGCAGGGCGCGCGCGAGGGCGAGCCGCTGCCGCTGGCCGCCCGAGAGTCCGGCGCCCTCGGTGAGCATGGTGTCGTACCCCATGGGCATCTGGCGGATCTCGGCGTCCAGGCGGGCCGTCCTCGCCGCCTCGGCGATCCGGTCGAAGGACGCGCCGGGGTCGTTGAGCGCGATGTTCTCCCTGATCGTGCCGGTGAAGAGCGAGGGGTCCTGGGTGACGACGCCGAACTGCCGCCGCAGCGTGCGCAGGTTGAGCTCGCTCACCGGCACCCCGTCATAGAGGATCTCGCCCGTGGTGGGCGTGTGGAGTGCCAGCAGCAGCCGGGCCAGCGTGCTCTTGCCCGACCCGGAGGAGCCGACCAGCGCGACCTTCTGGCCGGGCTCGATCTTCAGTGAGATGCCCTGGAGCGTCCACGGCGCCCGGGGGTCGTACCGGAATCCGACGTCACGCAGCTCGACCGCGCCGCGCAACCGCAGGACCTCGATGCCTTCGGCGGGTTCGGGGTCGGAGGCCAGGATGTCGGAGAGCCGGTCGAAGTGGGCGCCGGCCTGCTGGAGGCTCCGCATGCTCGACATGAGCGAGGCCAGCGGTGTGAGCGCGCCGACGGCGATGGCGTTGAGCGCGAGCAGTGTGCCCAAGGTGAGCTCCCCGTCCAGCACCCGCCAGGCCCCGACCCACAGCAGGGCGAGCGGGGCGAGCACGCGGATGGCGCCGAGCGCCGCCTCCAGCAGGCCCTGGGTGACGCCGCCGCGAATGTCCGCGTTGAGCTGAGCGGTGAAGTTCGTGGACCACTGGTCGACCGCGTGCTTCTCGGCCCCGGACGCCTTGAGGGTCTCGATCCCTCCGATGGCCTGGATCAGCTGGCTCTGCGTCGCCGAGAGCGCGGTCAGCTCCTGCTGGGCGAGATAGTTGACGCGGCGGCTGGTCACCACCAGCAGCACGATCTGCACGAGGGCCACGCCGAGGAGGCACGCGCCGAACAGCGGGTCCTGCAGGGAGACGAGGACCAGGTACCCGACTGCCAGCGGTCCGTCCAGCAGGGCTGACAGGATCTGACCGGTCAGCATCTCCCTGAGCACCGCGACGCTGCCCGCCCTGGTGACCAGGTCTCCCGTGCCGCGCAGCGCGAAGTAACGGTACGGCAGGGCGATCAGGTGGGAGACCACTCCCCGGGTCAGCTCGGCGTCCGCTCCCGCCCTGACCGCGACCAGCAGGACCGAACGGAGCGCGCCGAGCACGAACTGCGTCACCGTGGCGAGCAGGATGCCCGCCCCGAGCACGCCGAGGAGCGCGTCGGCGCCCATGGGCAGCACCCGGTCCACCAGCACCTGCGAGAACAGCGGCAGCACCAGGCCGAGCACCTGGAGCAGCAGCGAGGCGAGCACGACCTGCGCGAGCATGCCGCGCCGGCGCATGAGGAGATTCTTCAGGAACCCGCGCCGCCACGTGCGCGCCGCGCTGGAGCGCCCCCGTCTGAACGCCGGGCCCGGCTCGAAGGCCAGCAGGACGCCGGTGAATCCGGCGTCGAACTCCTCCGCCGTGAGCCTGCGCCGCCCCCGCGCGGGGTCCACGATGTCGACGCGATCGGGAGCCCAGCGCTCGACCACCACGAAGTGGTTGAACTCCCAGTGGACGACGGCGGGCATGGGAATGCGGGCGAGGTCCTCGGGTTCCAGGGAGAAGGCCTTGGCGGTCAGCCCCGACTCACGGGCGCCCGCCACGACGGCGAGCGCGCTGAGTCCGTCCCTGCCGACCTGGAGCCGGTCGGTGAGTTCGTGGAGCGAGACCCGGCGCCCGTGGAACGACAGCACCATGGCCAGGCACGCCGCCCCGCACTCGGAGACGGTGTTCTGCAGCAGGACCGGCACGCGCCTGCTCATGACGAGATCCCGGACGCCACGACGAACGCGAGAGCGCCCCCGGCGGCGAGGAGCACGGCGACCAGGGCCCAGAGCAGCACGAACCACGCCCGCCGGATGACCAGCGGCTCACTCTCCCGGGCGGCGGGGTCGGCGTACCGGCGCAGCGCCTCTTCGCGGTAGACGGGGCGGCTCACGACCAGTGCCATTCGATCGACGCGCGCTCGCGGCGCTCGCCCAGCCAGGCGTCGAAGGCGGCCTGCCCCGCGGCGGCCAGGGTCGCGGTGTCGTCCTCGGCGGGCCGGCGTTCGATCACCGAGCCGGTGAGGAAGCCCTTCTCATGCCGGACGGGGCCGACGACGCTCCCGGGTTCGGCGCCCCGCAGAGGCTCGGGCAGTTCGCGCTCCCAGCGGTCGCCGACGGCCGCCTGGGCTTCACCGGGGGCCGTCGTGAGCGCGGCGATCAGCTCGGCGGGCGAGGCGGCGCCGAGGGGGGCCGGGCCTGTCACCCACAGAGCCCGTACCCTGGCGAACTCGGCGCGGTGCGCGGCGAGGTAGGCCGGCGCGAGCTCCGCCTCCTTGCGCCGCCGGAACCTGCGGCGGCGGGCTATGCCGCCGACATACTCCTCGAACTGCGGCAGGGACATTCCGACCTGCTCCAGCCAGGCGACGGTCGCCGCGCGGTCGTGCAGGCCGCGCCCTCTGCGGAACTCGTCGGCCGCCGCTTGGAGGTCCTCACCGGCAAGCGGCTCGTCGTCGGCCAGCACCTCGTTGAGGACCAGGCACTGTTCGACGATCTCATCGTGCGGCGACATGGTGGTGCGGGAGAGCGAGCGCAGCATGGTGAGCGCCTGGGCCACGGACAGGTGAACCTGGTCCACGCTGACCAGCTGGCCCGCCGCCCAGTGGGTGGAGTGCTCGATCAGCCAGGGCACGCCCTCGTCGGCCGGGGCGGTCAGCGCGACCGTCCCGCCGTCCGGGTGTGCGAGCAGGAGGTCGTAGTCGACCACAGGTGTGCCGGGCCGGATGTCGACGACGAGCTGGGCATCGGTTCCCGGGTGCTCCACCGTCCACTCCGCGGCGGTCCTGCGGGCCGCGTCCACGTGGGCGCGTCTGCGGGGCAGCCCGCGCAGCAGTTCGACGGCGGACTCCAGCACGGCGCCGAAGTCACTCATGGGACTCTCCCTCTCACGCATGGGCGGCCGCCTGACCGGCGATCTCGTCGCGGGCGAGCCAGGCGGCGATGGCGTCGCTGATGGGCAGGCCTGTACGCATCTCGATGAACCCCCAGGCGCCGTTGGGATTGATCTCCAGGAAGACGTAGTCGCCTTCCGGTGTGAGGATCAGGTCGATCGCCCCGTATGTCAGCCCGAGCGAGGCGACCAGCTCGACGCACCGCTTCTCCACGTCCGCGGGGAGCGCGTGCGCGGCGTACCTGACCCGGTCGTCGTCGTAGTGACGCCAGTCCTCCCTGGCCGTCCGTGACGCCTGCGAGTCGATCTCGGCGGCGAACACCTCGTCCGCCACGACGATCACGCGCAGCTCCAGGGCCTTGGGCACGTACGGCTGAAGGATCACGGGCTCGTGCTGGAGCAGATGCCGTGAGGCGAGGTGACGGCGGGTCAGCACGGTCGTGTACGTGCGGTGGTCCTCGCCGTCGATCGTGAAGTTGTCGGAGTTGATCTGCTTGGTGATGAGCCTGCCCTCGGCGCGCTCGTACGCCGGGACCAGCTCGGCCGGATCGTTGGTGAACGACGTCTCCGGTACGGAGAAACCCATCGCCGCCGCGCGGGCCATATGAATGATCTTGTTGTGGGCCTGCCGCTCCGGCTCGCGCCGCGAGGGCAGCCATCGGGCGGGGACCAGGTCCCACGCTCCGTCCAGGAGGAACTGAGCCTGCCAGGCGACGTGCTCTCGATGGCTCGGCTCCGACACCTCGGCCGACGCCGCCGACCGGGTCGGACGCCTGCGCCACACGGCCGTCACCGTCGAAAGGTCGAGGGTGCCGTTCGCGGTGTGGAGTGTCATGCGGTGCTCTCCGCCCGCGAAGGCCACCGTGAGCCGGCTCCTGGCAGGGAACTCCCCGCTGTCCCACCAGGTCACCGGGATGTTCCGGCGCAGCAGCTTCGGCATCACCATGTCGACCGTGTCGTCCAGACGGTCGCTCAGTATGAGGATCATGTTCCAGTCGCCTCGCTCCACGAAATGGCGGAGCGGGACAGGCCCGCTCCGCCGTCGCTCAAGGAGATCGTGATCAAACTCGCCCGGTACGGGTCAGTTGTTGGTGCCCTCCCACTCGGCGGGCTTGCCACCGACGTACCAGGACACGGACATCCGGCCACCGGTCACGTCGCCCAGCTCGGCGTCGGTCAGCTCGGCACCGTCAACGGCAAGGTCGTTCAGCGAGATCTTCGGCATTTCGTCTCCCCTTCCACCGCTTCCGCGGTGTGTCTTCGTTCCCCCGGCGTTCCGTGGAACCTGTCGTGCTTGTGGTGACGAAGTTAGGGATGGCGACTTGAAGTGCACTTGGACCGGACTTGGAGAGACGCGCGATGCGCCGCCACGTGGCACATCAGGCGCAGGTCTCGTGGGTGGCCGACGTGCTGGCCTCGGCAGCGGTTCGCGTGCCGCCTTCCGACCCGCTGTGAGGGACGAGCTCTATGATCAGTTCGTCCTGATTGTCGAGACTCGGAGAAGACGTCAATCTCATGCGCCGCGCCATGGTCCTTCTGGGTGGCGTCGCCCTCGCCGTCGGCGCGTTCACCCTCTTCTACCGGGGCCCGGGACAACCGTTCATCCGCGGCTACGTGAGCGACGTCAGCGCCACCATGCTGGTCTACGCGTTCTTGGGGCTGCTGTGGCGCACCACCGCCGCACGCCGCACCCTGGCCACGGCCGCGATCGCCGTTGCCGTCGAGTTCTACCAAATTGTCGGCATGACCCCGCCGGGCATCGGCGGTGTCCTGGTCGGCGCGTTCCCCGACCCATGGGACCTGGTCGCCTATGCCATCGGTATGGTCGCGGCCCTGGCCTGGGAACGCCGATCGGTCCGATCCGGTGATCAGACCGGCTGACTCTCGGACGCCATGCCCATCGACGGCCGCTCGCACCCGCCGGAGGATGGCCATTCTCACCGGCATCACCGTGCCCCTTGTGCTGGCCGTCGTCGTTTTCGTGGCCACGGTGCTGATCGGGCCGTTCCAGGAGGACGTCAAGGAAGGGGTGTCCGCCTCGGAGCCTCCCGTACGGGTCGGCATCGAGGAGTCCTGGAACAACGACGTCGACATGGGCTGGGTCTTCGATCGGCCGCTGTCGGCGCAGGCCGTCAACGAGCTGCGCCGCCCACGGCGGCATCCGGTTCTCCGGCTTCTGCCTCACCCGGGCCTGCGACGCGGCCAGGACCCGGTTCAAGCTGTCGCTGACGGGACGGAGGAGGAGCGAGGTCAGGGTCACCGACGTCGTCGGCCGGGTCCTGGCGCGCCGGAAGCCGCCGACAGGCGCCCTTGTGTGGGGGCCCACGGGCGGCTCAGAACAGATCGAGCCCGGCATCGTGTTCTTTGAGGAGAACCCCGCGGTCGAACGCCTGAAGGGTCTCGACGAGTACGAGCGGCCGACCCGCCCGTACTCCGACCAGAAGTTCGTCCATCTCGCCCTCAACGAACCCATCGTCTTCGAGATCCTCGCCGTCAGCACCACCTGGGACGTCGGCTGGGAGCTCGTCGTCAAGCTGTCGGTCGACGGGAAGGCGGAGGAGGTGGTCGTACGGTCCGACGGCACGCCGACCGGCAGGCCGTTCCGCAACCCCGGGAAGATCTATGAGCCTCAGGTCTACAAGGGGAGCTTCAGGTGCGAGGTAGGGGCTCCGACCTGCGACCCCATGAGCTGACCTGCCAAGCGCATGAGCCCTAACGGCCTCTGCGCAAGGCCCATTCGACGCCCGGACAGCGGTCCATCACGACGTCGAGGCCCGCGTCCAGAGCACGCTGAGCCGCGGTCTCGTCGATGACGCCGAGCGGGAGCCAGATCGCCCCGGCCCCGATCGCTATCGCCTCGTCAACGGACTGCCCCGCGAGCTCGGAGCGCCGGTAAACGGCGACGACGTCCACCTTCTCCGGCACCTCGGCCAGT
This genomic interval from Nonomuraea helvata contains the following:
- a CDS encoding hybrid sensor histidine kinase/response regulator gives rise to the protein MRWLLAVTALWVVLGLLPLALLTSSSISLSEQAVSDEVTDRVRTTASVSRVVVEQQMGSLEQLVTAFAQRQSMRDTVAHATVGAMRDHLGELKQMRDGVSGLILVSSEGRMLGAEPKTVLPQDISATDWYRAVRDRRAANVSQAYTPTMVGVSRAVAVAAPILSADGKRMLGILAVVYSLDAIQDFAKEAAEAQDIRLLITDRAGVLVADPDRKLLALTSLREDPRVDAALAGRTWNGEFHGIDGTVLSASEPIPGIGWTVTAEVSAAEALASAQQLRANVMTVAALLALLILIGLGLQIHTTRGRRRAQATLARYASELAAARDEAVSASSAKSEFLAKISHEIRTPINGVLGMNSLLMSTRLNDEQRHYATTAEESAQNVLRLLDDFLDLSRIEAGHLQVDEVPFDLPRLCDEVVAPFAPHAYEQGLWLTLRLDEDVPRQVSGDPARLRQILTNLVGNALKFTVQGGVDLHVALDEGAPGDPRAVLRFSVADTGIGVGPDDREKVFGVFRQVDSPITRRTGGSGLGLAIGRQLTELMGGEIGLDSVEGVGSRFWVRLPMDVLTWPGRSSSEPSVEALQGRRVLVADPRPEDRALAVHSLAGAGLEVEESRDGETTLALLRAAVAEGRPYELAVVALDLGADAESIAHVVLTDPMFQATSVVVVVTPGRSGFAWPGAAGERAVQSITRPLSRRRLLAAVENALGTAECPGEPRERAEIAAQGARILVAEDDEISRQVAMLILRQAGHEVDVVDDGEQAVRAVLGGDYDLVFMDCQLPVLDGLAATEEIRQREETHTPIIAMTAAAMPDDRIRCLEAGMDDHLAKPVDWARVLARIPEWAAYAGLPPELAGLSPEALTDVAEAYLATAMRTFEELRQAAQNGDTAEVAALAHRLKGSCATVGAVREAELCQRVEDLARMGAVEWGPLDELGELLKATPSWMNVP
- a CDS encoding response regulator, producing MPEARDITVLIVDDDPVVTAALHAQVNRVLGFRVVGIAHTGQAALAAAGRFAPRLVLLDLHLPDMPGLEVAHRLRRPEQPPADVIVISGRKESATVRAAIQRGALYYLVKPTRAGTLEQTLLRYAATTEQLEAGDRFVEQQEIDRIFRSLHLDQGPRPKSISAATEQLVLDALSAVEEDASAHELAGMIGVSRATARRYLEHLAERGLLEARPKYGPTGRPQHRYRVR
- a CDS encoding glutamate ABC transporter substrate-binding protein, with protein sequence MSTLRVLLAALLCLLPTGCGTDNPFPESSTMWRIRERGMLTVGIKFDQPMFGYKDPASGRITGFDAEVARLIAKDLTGSERNIRFVETVSRERENFIAQGVVDVVIATYSITPARAQLVSFTDPYYYAGQDLLVRVADTTIEDVSDLEGKSVCTAKGSTSSDRLRTLAPGASLEIVDAYSVCVPALVAGRVDAISTDDTILLGLLDQHPDVFRLARKPFGREPYGMGVRKQDTGFRDYLNGLIGRWLRDGEWDRAFKDTIGVAGAAPDQSRPANR
- a CDS encoding amino acid ABC transporter ATP-binding protein, whose protein sequence is MTHADLIVLDQVNKRFGDHHVLRDVNLTVRQGEVVVIIGPSGAGKSTLCRAINRLETIDSGTISLDGTPLPAEGRALAKLRAEVGMVFQSFNLFAHKTVLDNVVLGQVHVLKRPKAEAERKAQELLDRVGIGGQAAKFPAQLSGGQQQRVAIARALAMDPKAILFDEPTSALDPEMVNEVLDVMTSLAREGMTMVVVTHEMGFARRAADRVVFMADGEIVEQNTPDAFFGSPNSERAQSFLAKILTH
- a CDS encoding glutamate ABC transporter substrate-binding protein, translating into MFGRSLYATFTVIALATAATACGGGQDSYASVVDKAKNDKKLVIGVKADQPGLGLRTPDGTFAGFDVEVAKYVAKQLGVEAKDITFKETVSANREAFLEQGQVDMVVATYSITDARKQKVSFAGPYFVAGQDLLVRADEAALTGPETLNGKKLCSVAGSTPAQKVKTEYAKEVQLQEERTYSACVDRVLGGQLDAITTDNVILAGYAAQHAGKLKVVGKPFSTEKYGIGLKKDDTNGRKAVNDALEKMFSDGSWTKALQASVGASGFALPQAPQLERY
- a CDS encoding amino acid ABC transporter permease, whose product is MEALLTERDTILAAFWMTIRLTAVSALGSLVLGTLLAAMRVAPLASLRAAANCYVTVARNTPLTLVLLFTGLGVGANLGVELSDDIATNNYWLAVIGLTAYTSAFVCEALRSGLNTVPVGQAEAARSLGLGFVQTLRLITLPQAFRAVVAPLGSILIALTKNTTIALVVGVSEASVRMREMIETYGDQVIEIFLGFAAGFVLLCLPMGLLFGWLSRRMAVAR